In the Kiloniellales bacterium genome, one interval contains:
- a CDS encoding DUF3124 domain-containing protein, whose product MSNSETDGSRGASRLGGLSLLWPLTTFGAILVTAYLAAQVDEALREEGKAGPLETVWSGQVVPAEVVELGRTTYVPAYSFITARGGERVLLQTTLGVHNIDSVNTMTVERVVYGSTDGSEVRTLVDTPVTLEPRQTVTFAIAEQDQSGGVGAYFIVEWSADGPLHHPIIETVMTGPEGMAFVSRGVAVGEAR is encoded by the coding sequence ATGAGCAATTCCGAGACGGATGGATCCCGCGGCGCGTCCAGGCTTGGGGGGCTGTCGCTTTTGTGGCCGTTGACGACTTTCGGCGCCATCCTCGTCACGGCATACCTCGCCGCGCAAGTGGATGAGGCCCTCAGGGAAGAAGGGAAGGCTGGTCCCCTTGAGACCGTCTGGAGCGGCCAGGTCGTCCCGGCCGAGGTCGTTGAGCTCGGTAGAACCACCTATGTGCCAGCTTATTCCTTCATCACTGCGCGCGGTGGCGAGCGAGTGCTGCTCCAGACCACGCTCGGTGTGCACAATATCGATTCGGTGAACACCATGACCGTGGAGAGAGTCGTTTACGGCAGCACCGATGGGTCGGAGGTCCGAACACTGGTCGATACGCCGGTTACGTTGGAGCCACGGCAGACGGTCACTTTCGCGATAGCTGAGCAGGATCAGAGCGGCGGTGTCGGCGCCTACTTCATCGTGGAGTGGTCGGCCGATGGCCCCTTGCACCACCCGATTATTGAGACGGTGATGACGGGGCCCGAAGGGATGGCGTTCGTCAGTCGCGGCGTCGCTGTCGGTGAAGCTCGCTGA
- a CDS encoding SulP family inorganic anion transporter — MSIRQDKERSIWRVARRVAPGLDTLTRYDRSWLRSDLTAGLSVAGVALPVGVAYSELVDVPAIVGVYSAVFPLLAYALFGSSRQLITGPESATCIMVAAALGPLAGGDPERYIALMALLTLFTGVLLVLAGIARLGFIANFLSKPILVGFLNGIALYTVAGQLSKLLGYKSEVGGFFPRLLEFTQTVGESHVPTLVLGVVALAVLLLLRRTLPLLPGALIVVVAGIVAVMALSLEERGVAVIGELSAGLPAFRFPAMSHGEFGMLLVDAASIALIAFASGLIKAESFARRNGYEIRPNQELYAIGACNLAAGLVQGFPVAGTGSRTAVNDAMGGRTQLVGVVAAVAMLAIVVLLAAPLTFVPETVLAAVIIVACIGLFDFATVRDLYKTSNRELAISITTTLGVLILGVIPGVMLAIGLSLLWLIAVDSDPHDAVLGRVPGMRGFHEVDLYPEAETTPGLLLYRFDANLVFYNADIFRNRIRALIAASETPVEWVVVDESSINVMDATSVEKFDEFREELAGQGIFLAITYPKPNLGRFFKQAWNQEREQAEREYTFPTLNSAVKAYHKRAEKRAAPRSDDTEEPGSGTVE; from the coding sequence ATGAGCATTCGTCAAGACAAAGAGCGGTCAATTTGGCGCGTCGCCCGTCGCGTCGCGCCTGGCCTCGACACCCTGACCCGCTACGATCGTTCCTGGCTTCGCAGCGACCTCACGGCAGGGCTGTCGGTTGCAGGTGTTGCCCTTCCCGTGGGGGTCGCCTACTCGGAACTCGTCGATGTGCCGGCTATTGTCGGCGTGTACTCAGCGGTCTTCCCGCTCCTGGCTTACGCGCTTTTCGGTTCCTCGCGTCAGTTGATCACCGGACCCGAGTCTGCCACCTGCATCATGGTGGCGGCGGCCCTGGGACCGCTGGCAGGCGGCGACCCAGAGCGATACATCGCGCTCATGGCTCTGCTCACCCTCTTCACGGGCGTTTTATTGGTGCTCGCGGGCATCGCGCGGTTGGGGTTCATCGCCAACTTTCTGTCCAAACCGATTCTCGTCGGCTTCCTGAACGGTATCGCCCTCTACACTGTGGCTGGCCAGCTCTCGAAGTTGTTGGGCTACAAGAGCGAGGTGGGCGGCTTCTTCCCGAGATTACTGGAGTTCACTCAGACGGTAGGCGAGAGCCATGTGCCAACGCTCGTGCTGGGGGTTGTCGCGTTGGCAGTCTTGCTCCTTCTTCGTCGCACGCTCCCCTTATTGCCCGGCGCCTTAATCGTGGTCGTCGCCGGTATCGTCGCCGTCATGGCGCTGAGCCTCGAAGAGAGGGGCGTAGCGGTCATCGGGGAACTCTCTGCGGGGCTACCGGCGTTCCGGTTTCCAGCCATGAGTCACGGAGAATTCGGGATGCTGCTCGTCGATGCCGCGAGTATCGCGCTCATCGCGTTCGCCAGCGGCTTAATCAAGGCCGAGAGCTTCGCGCGGCGGAACGGCTACGAGATCAGACCCAACCAGGAACTCTATGCCATCGGAGCCTGTAATCTGGCCGCCGGGCTTGTCCAAGGCTTCCCGGTAGCGGGAACAGGCTCCCGAACCGCCGTCAACGACGCCATGGGTGGCAGGACCCAGTTGGTCGGCGTGGTTGCCGCCGTCGCGATGCTTGCGATCGTGGTTCTCCTTGCTGCACCTCTGACCTTCGTGCCCGAAACCGTGCTCGCCGCTGTGATCATAGTGGCGTGCATCGGTCTCTTCGACTTTGCCACCGTTCGCGATCTCTACAAGACCAGCAACCGGGAACTTGCCATCTCGATAACAACGACCTTGGGTGTCCTGATTCTCGGCGTAATCCCGGGAGTAATGCTGGCCATCGGGCTGTCACTGCTCTGGCTGATCGCTGTCGATTCCGACCCGCATGATGCGGTTTTGGGACGCGTGCCGGGAATGAGAGGCTTTCACGAGGTCGACCTCTACCCTGAGGCTGAGACCACACCGGGGCTCCTCCTATACCGCTTTGACGCCAATCTCGTTTTCTACAATGCGGATATCTTCCGAAACCGTATCCGTGCGCTCATCGCTGCCTCAGAGACGCCAGTCGAGTGGGTAGTGGTCGACGAAAGCAGCATCAACGTCATGGACGCAACATCCGTTGAGAAGTTTGATGAATTCCGTGAGGAACTCGCTGGGCAGGGCATCTTCCTGGCAATCACCTACCCCAAGCCCAACCTGGGCAGGTTTTTCAAACAGGCTTGGAACCAAGAGCGAGAACAGGCCGAGCGAGAGTATACGTTCCCGACTCTCAATAGCGCCGTAAAGGCCTATCATAAGCGTGCCGAGAAGAGAGCAGCTCCACGTTCAGACGATACCGAAGAGCCGGGAAGT